A stretch of the Archangium violaceum genome encodes the following:
- a CDS encoding fumarate hydratase, giving the protein MNDFQFQDMLPLGKDETPYRLLTKDHVSTFEAGGKTFLQVAPEALTLLTREAMRDISHLLRPGHLKQLANILEDPEASSNDRFVALELLKNANIAAGGVLPSCQDTGTAIVMGKKGQYVMTGGGDEAAISRGVFDTYRTANLRYSQMAPLDMYKEVNTNNNLPAQIELYATDGDAYKFLFMAKGGGSANKSYLFQETKAVLNPQSLLTFLESKIRSLGTAACPPYHLAIVVGGTSAEFALKTAKYASARYLDTLPTEGNSLGRGFRDVALEQEVLKLTQRTGIGAQFGGKYFCHDVRVIRLPRHGASCPVAIAVSCSADRQALGKITRDGVFLEQLETDPAKYLPETKDTDLSGDVVKIDLNRPMADIRAELSRYPIKTRLSLTGPMVVARDIAHAKIKERLDRGEGMPQYLKDYMVYYAGPAKTPEGYASGSFGPTTAGRMDAYVDQFQAQGGSFVMLAKGNRSSAVTEACKKHGGFYLGSIGGPAARLAKDCIKKVEVLEYPELGMEAVWKIDVVDFPAFIVVDDKGNDFFADINKPSKKA; this is encoded by the coding sequence ATGAACGACTTCCAGTTCCAGGACATGCTGCCGCTCGGCAAGGACGAGACGCCCTACCGGCTGCTCACGAAGGATCACGTCTCCACCTTCGAGGCCGGCGGGAAGACCTTCCTCCAGGTCGCTCCCGAGGCGCTCACGCTCCTCACCCGCGAGGCCATGCGGGACATCTCCCACCTGTTGCGGCCCGGCCACCTGAAACAGCTCGCCAACATCCTCGAGGACCCCGAGGCCTCGTCCAACGATCGCTTCGTGGCGCTCGAGCTGCTCAAGAACGCCAACATCGCCGCCGGTGGCGTGCTGCCCTCCTGCCAGGACACCGGCACCGCCATCGTCATGGGCAAGAAGGGCCAGTATGTGATGACGGGCGGGGGCGACGAGGCGGCCATCTCGCGCGGCGTGTTCGACACGTACCGCACCGCCAACCTGCGCTACTCGCAGATGGCCCCGCTCGACATGTACAAGGAGGTCAACACCAACAACAACCTCCCTGCTCAAATCGAGCTCTACGCCACCGACGGCGACGCCTACAAGTTCCTCTTCATGGCCAAGGGCGGTGGCTCGGCCAACAAGAGCTACCTCTTCCAGGAGACGAAGGCGGTCCTCAACCCGCAGAGCCTCCTGACCTTCCTCGAGTCGAAGATCCGTTCGCTGGGCACCGCGGCCTGCCCGCCGTACCACCTGGCCATCGTGGTGGGCGGCACCTCCGCCGAGTTCGCGCTCAAGACGGCCAAGTACGCCTCGGCGCGCTACCTGGACACGCTGCCCACCGAGGGCAACTCGCTCGGCCGCGGCTTCCGCGACGTGGCCCTGGAGCAGGAGGTCCTCAAGCTCACCCAGCGCACCGGCATCGGCGCCCAGTTCGGCGGCAAGTACTTCTGCCATGACGTGCGCGTCATCCGCCTGCCCCGCCATGGCGCCTCGTGCCCCGTGGCCATCGCCGTGTCCTGCTCGGCCGACCGCCAGGCGCTCGGCAAAATCACCAGGGACGGCGTCTTCCTCGAGCAGCTCGAGACGGACCCGGCGAAGTACCTGCCGGAGACGAAGGACACGGACCTGTCGGGCGACGTGGTGAAGATCGACCTGAACCGCCCCATGGCCGACATCCGCGCCGAGCTGTCGCGCTACCCCATCAAGACGCGCCTGTCGCTCACGGGCCCCATGGTGGTGGCGCGCGACATCGCCCACGCGAAAATCAAGGAGCGCCTGGACCGCGGCGAGGGCATGCCGCAGTACCTCAAGGACTACATGGTCTACTACGCGGGCCCGGCGAAGACGCCCGAGGGCTATGCGTCCGGCTCGTTCGGCCCCACGACGGCGGGCCGCATGGACGCCTACGTGGACCAGTTCCAGGCGCAGGGCGGCAGCTTCGTGATGCTGGCCAAGGGCAACCGCTCGTCGGCCGTCACCGAGGCCTGCAAGAAGCACGGCGGCTTCTACCTGGGCTCCATCGGCGGCCCGGCGGCCCGGCTCGCCAAGGACTGCATCAAGAAGGTCGAGGTGCTCGAGTACCCGGAGCTCGGCATGGAGGCCGTCTGGAAGATCGACGTGGTGGACTTCCCCGCCTTCATCGTCGTGGACGACAAGGGCAACGACTTCTTCGCGGACATCAACAAGCCCTCGAAGAAGGCCTGA
- a CDS encoding IS1380 family transposase produces MGEILNDFGLEFNGSVKLEARAERLTSEAGAVLLREVDERLGLTRWLGEMLTDTRDEKRITHSLRELVRTDLLLLGQGWRDHDDADALRRDAALRLAVSDSKSSVPLRGKEGGAEGLASQPTLSRLTAMLAREENRKVLHEALVWQTGRRLRAQQPKGQKLKQVTVDVDGLPVEVHGHQEGSAYNGHYGVRMYHPIVASLAETGDLLDVRLREGNVHSANGALEFIDELLGRVEKEVCEVAAVRFDAGFPEEKLLAKLEERGTPYVARVRNTSVLQREAALPRFMNSGVPLGEPGTHLYEWEYQAQGWSRARRVVLVVLERKDELFPHAF; encoded by the coding sequence ATGGGTGAAATCCTCAACGACTTCGGGCTGGAGTTCAACGGCTCCGTGAAGCTGGAGGCGAGGGCGGAGCGGTTGACGTCGGAGGCAGGGGCGGTGCTGCTGAGGGAGGTGGACGAGCGGTTGGGGCTGACGCGCTGGCTGGGGGAGATGTTGACGGACACGCGAGACGAGAAGCGGATAACCCACTCGCTGAGGGAGTTGGTGCGCACGGACCTTCTGCTGTTGGGGCAAGGGTGGAGAGACCACGACGACGCGGACGCGCTCAGGAGGGACGCGGCGTTGAGGTTGGCGGTGTCGGACAGCAAGAGCAGCGTGCCGCTGAGGGGGAAAGAGGGGGGAGCGGAGGGGTTGGCCTCACAGCCCACCTTGTCGCGGCTGACGGCCATGTTGGCGCGAGAGGAAAACCGGAAGGTGCTGCACGAGGCGCTGGTGTGGCAGACGGGGCGGAGGCTGAGGGCGCAGCAGCCCAAGGGCCAGAAGCTCAAGCAGGTGACGGTGGACGTGGACGGGTTGCCGGTGGAGGTGCATGGGCACCAGGAGGGCAGCGCGTACAACGGGCACTACGGAGTACGCATGTACCACCCGATTGTCGCCAGTCTGGCCGAGACGGGAGACCTGTTGGACGTGAGGTTGCGCGAGGGAAACGTGCACAGCGCCAATGGAGCGCTGGAATTCATCGACGAGTTGCTGGGGCGAGTGGAGAAGGAGGTGTGTGAGGTGGCGGCGGTGCGCTTCGACGCGGGCTTTCCCGAGGAGAAGCTGCTGGCGAAGCTGGAGGAGCGAGGCACGCCCTACGTGGCGCGCGTGCGCAACACCAGCGTGTTGCAGCGGGAGGCGGCGCTGCCGCGCTTCATGAATTCGGGAGTGCCGCTGGGGGAGCCGGGCACCCACCTGTACGAATGGGAGTACCAGGCGCAGGGCTGGAGCCGTGCGCGGCGCGTGGTGTTGGTAGTGCTGGAGAGAAAGGACGAGCTCTTCCCGCACGCCTTCTGA
- a CDS encoding transposase: protein MPAQALLEHYRQRGTAEGHFAELMDVLAPALSSARRPKSKYRGQPPVQRSVSIDAFANNEVRLLLNALAYNLVHAARVLMEQATGEGWGLRRVRERVLKVAARVLLHARRVVLVIGRESASLWQKLWTKLGSLSTAHIT, encoded by the coding sequence ATGCCGGCGCAGGCGCTGCTGGAGCACTACCGCCAACGCGGCACGGCGGAGGGCCACTTCGCAGAGCTCATGGACGTGCTGGCCCCGGCGCTCTCCTCGGCCAGACGGCCCAAGTCCAAGTACCGGGGGCAGCCGCCCGTCCAGCGCTCGGTGTCCATCGACGCCTTCGCCAACAACGAGGTACGCCTGTTGCTCAATGCCCTGGCCTACAACCTGGTGCACGCCGCGCGCGTGCTGATGGAGCAGGCCACGGGCGAGGGCTGGGGGCTGCGCCGTGTGCGCGAGCGGGTGCTCAAAGTAGCCGCGCGGGTGCTGTTACACGCCAGAAGAGTGGTGCTGGTCATTGGCCGGGAGTCGGCCAGCCTCTGGCAGAAGCTGTGGACGAAGCTGGGCTCGCTGAGCACAGCGCACATTACGTAG
- a CDS encoding DUSAM domain-containing protein has translation MSDKKIDWDPIRALAKRVLEQGEPLELTDETRALLLRSAREVAISDEDAESALRSLSTATTLLQEVRRRISDGSARLSRAQIRAYELRDAGDLTGAQQFMRDVLAVEVVPFYREQAEIALEKLAGLAEVRTTGQINPNLNDRPQLTALYQRVQQGHVLELTDDVRALLRRMAPTAAVSVAETEDALKSSEGAEALMGMILSRLRDGQKRITRALFRMTSLRDAGDLEGARQQMRDVLAVEIVPQYRRMAEEQLRGLDSPPPK, from the coding sequence ATGTCCGACAAGAAGATTGATTGGGACCCTATTCGGGCACTGGCCAAACGGGTCCTAGAGCAAGGTGAGCCCCTAGAACTCACCGATGAGACGCGCGCTCTATTGCTGCGAAGCGCCCGCGAGGTGGCCATCAGCGATGAGGATGCAGAGAGCGCCCTCCGCAGCTTGTCCACCGCTACGACGCTGCTACAGGAAGTCCGACGGCGCATCTCTGATGGTTCGGCGCGGCTGAGCCGTGCTCAAATCCGGGCCTATGAACTTCGGGACGCGGGCGATCTCACCGGGGCACAGCAGTTCATGCGTGACGTGCTCGCCGTGGAGGTCGTCCCCTTCTACCGAGAACAGGCCGAAATTGCCCTAGAGAAGCTAGCCGGGTTGGCGGAGGTACGCACAACCGGGCAAATCAATCCGAACCTGAATGACCGGCCGCAGCTCACCGCCCTCTACCAGCGCGTTCAGCAGGGACACGTCCTGGAACTCACCGACGACGTGCGCGCCCTTCTGCGTCGGATGGCCCCCACAGCAGCCGTTAGCGTGGCCGAGACGGAAGACGCACTCAAGAGCTCGGAAGGCGCCGAGGCACTCATGGGGATGATTCTCTCTCGCTTACGGGACGGCCAGAAGCGGATCACACGCGCTCTGTTCCGGATGACGAGCCTCCGGGACGCTGGGGATCTCGAAGGTGCCCGCCAGCAGATGCGTGACGTACTGGCCGTGGAGATCGTGCCGCAGTACCGCCGGATGGCCGAGGAACAGCTACGGGGCCTCGACAGTCCGCCCCCGAAGTAG
- a CDS encoding IS1380 family transposase, producing the protein MASQPTLSRLTAMLAREENRKVLHEALVWQTGRRLRAQQPKGQKLKQVTVDVDGLPVEVHGHQEGSAYNGHYGVRMYHPIVASLAETGDLLDVRLREGNVHSANGALEFIDELLGRVEKEVCEVAAVRFDAGFPEEKLLAKLEERGTPYVARVRNTSVLQREAALPRFMNSGVPLGEPGTHLYEWEYQAQGWSRARRVVLVVLERKDELFPHAFWLVTSWRKEQMPAQALLEHYRQRGTAEGHFAELMDVLAPALSSARRPKSKYRGQPPVQRSVSIDAFANNEVRLLLNALAYNLVHAARVLMEQATGEGWGLRRVRERVLKVAARVLLHARRVVLVIGRESASLWQKLWTKLGSLSTAHIT; encoded by the coding sequence TTGGCCTCACAGCCCACCTTGTCGCGGCTGACGGCCATGTTGGCGCGAGAGGAAAACCGGAAGGTGCTGCACGAGGCGCTGGTGTGGCAGACGGGGCGGAGGCTGAGGGCGCAGCAGCCCAAGGGCCAGAAGCTCAAGCAGGTGACGGTGGACGTGGACGGGTTGCCGGTGGAGGTGCATGGGCACCAGGAGGGCAGCGCGTACAACGGGCACTACGGAGTACGCATGTACCACCCGATTGTCGCCAGTCTCGCCGAGACGGGAGACCTGTTGGACGTGAGGTTGCGCGAGGGAAACGTGCACAGCGCCAATGGAGCGCTGGAATTCATCGACGAGTTGCTGGGGCGAGTGGAGAAGGAGGTGTGTGAGGTGGCGGCGGTGCGCTTCGACGCGGGCTTTCCCGAGGAGAAGCTGCTGGCGAAGCTGGAGGAGCGAGGCACGCCCTACGTGGCGCGCGTGCGCAACACCAGCGTGTTGCAGCGGGAGGCGGCGCTGCCGCGCTTCATGAATTCGGGAGTGCCGCTGGGGGAGCCGGGCACCCACCTGTACGAATGGGAGTACCAGGCGCAGGGCTGGAGCCGTGCGCGGCGCGTGGTGTTGGTAGTGCTGGAGAGGAAGGACGAGCTCTTCCCGCACGCCTTCTGGCTGGTGACGAGCTGGAGGAAGGAGCAGATGCCGGCGCAGGCGCTGCTGGAGCACTACCGCCAACGCGGCACGGCGGAGGGCCACTTCGCAGAGCTCATGGACGTGCTGGCCCCGGCGCTCTCCTCGGCCAGACGGCCCAAGTCCAAGTACCGGGGGCAGCCGCCCGTCCAGCGCTCGGTGTCCATCGACGCCTTCGCCAACAACGAGGTACGCCTGTTGCTCAATGCCCTGGCCTACAACCTGGTGCACGCCGCGCGCGTGCTGATGGAGCAGGCCACGGGCGAGGGCTGGGGGCTGCGCCGTGTGCGCGAGCGGGTGCTCAAAGTAGCCGCGCGGGTGCTGTTACACGCCAGAAGAGTGGTGCTGGTCATTGGCCGGGAGTCGGCCAGCCTCTGGCAGAAGCTGTGGACGAAGCTGGGCTCGCTGAGCACAGCGCACATTACGTAG
- a CDS encoding MarR family transcriptional regulator, producing the protein MQSKQPNKYRKLTFADAQAIRAAREQNPALSLAVLAAKFGVTPMSVSRVLRGEVHRKERERKLTPHEVQTLRYLARTDTLTQEGISKHFGISQGEVSRIVRGELYAHVPPGTEEQDQKARREAMLEAIDRAYEATLASIPLVDDGPPTR; encoded by the coding sequence ATGCAGTCAAAGCAGCCCAATAAATACCGCAAGCTTACCTTTGCCGACGCTCAAGCCATCCGCGCGGCAAGGGAGCAAAACCCCGCCCTCTCCCTAGCCGTTCTGGCAGCCAAGTTCGGCGTTACGCCCATGAGCGTTTCCCGGGTGCTTCGGGGGGAGGTCCACCGGAAGGAACGGGAGCGCAAACTCACCCCCCACGAGGTCCAAACCCTGCGCTACTTGGCGCGGACAGACACCTTGACCCAAGAGGGCATCTCCAAGCACTTCGGCATCTCCCAGGGCGAGGTGTCGCGCATCGTGAGGGGGGAGCTTTACGCCCACGTACCGCCCGGTACAGAGGAACAGGATCAGAAGGCCCGAAGGGAGGCGATGCTCGAAGCCATCGACCGGGCCTACGAGGCCACTTTGGCGAGTATCCCGCTCGTGGACGACGGGCCCCCCACGAGGTAA
- the ligA gene encoding NAD-dependent DNA ligase LigA gives MQPELPTGTPPLRGDERRREVAQRRVEELRDLINTHDYRYYVLDSPEVTDAEYDALVRELRQLEAEFPELVTPDSPTQRVGGRPGELFAPVEHRLPMRSLDNAFSDEELAAWAARVERRIGAGADYVCELKIDGLAVSLLYENGVLVRAATRGDGFVGEDITANVRTMRSVPMRLRGGQVPRVLEVRGEIHLPVKAFERLNQELTARGERPFANPRNGAAGSIRQKDPAVTASRPLRLWCYALGYAEGVTFSRHSESLAWLERMGLPVNPELKKVRTLKQVQAFCAHWREHRHDVDYEIDGAVVKVDSLELQRELGETSKAPRWAIAFKFPPEERTTRVKNIAVNTGRTGKVTPFAVLEPVRVGGATVTYATLHNEEEVHRRDVREGDTVIVRRAGEVIPEVVGPVPSKRPPDARPWRFPKKCPSCGTKLVREEGEADWRCPNRVGCPSQAIEWLFHFASRGAMDIEHLGYVTGTQLLERGWVKDPADVFFLTAEQLGQLPNFGEKSVHNLLSAIEAARHRPLWRLLVGLNIRHVGPFAARLLTQAFPSMDALRQASLEELLTVQGVGPRIARSLHSWLDEPENVRLIEKLRRAGVQLRAEAPARGTDTSGALSGKTVVITGELETMSREEATHAAEAAGARVTSSVSKSTSIVVVGANPGATKYDKARALGIETVDEQEFLRRLGARHTVH, from the coding sequence ATGCAACCTGAGCTTCCCACGGGAACACCCCCCCTGCGCGGGGACGAGCGGCGGCGCGAGGTGGCCCAGCGCCGGGTCGAGGAGCTGCGCGACCTCATCAACACCCACGACTACCGGTACTACGTGCTCGACAGTCCGGAGGTGACGGACGCCGAGTATGACGCACTGGTCCGTGAGCTGCGCCAGCTCGAGGCGGAGTTCCCCGAGCTCGTCACCCCGGACAGCCCCACCCAGCGCGTGGGCGGCAGGCCCGGCGAGCTGTTCGCCCCCGTCGAGCACCGGCTGCCGATGCGCTCGCTCGACAACGCCTTCTCCGACGAGGAACTCGCCGCCTGGGCCGCGCGCGTGGAGCGGCGCATCGGCGCGGGGGCGGACTACGTCTGTGAATTGAAGATCGACGGGCTGGCCGTCTCCCTCCTCTATGAGAACGGCGTCCTGGTGCGGGCGGCGACCCGGGGTGATGGCTTCGTCGGCGAGGACATCACCGCAAACGTCCGCACCATGCGCTCGGTGCCGATGCGCCTGCGCGGCGGACAGGTCCCCCGCGTGCTGGAGGTGCGGGGCGAAATCCATCTGCCCGTGAAGGCCTTCGAGCGCCTCAACCAGGAGCTGACCGCGCGCGGCGAGCGGCCCTTCGCCAACCCTCGCAACGGCGCGGCGGGGAGCATCCGGCAGAAGGACCCGGCGGTGACGGCCTCGAGGCCCCTGCGGCTGTGGTGCTACGCGCTGGGGTACGCCGAGGGCGTCACCTTCTCGCGACACTCCGAGTCACTCGCCTGGCTCGAGCGCATGGGCCTGCCGGTGAATCCGGAGCTGAAGAAGGTGCGCACCCTGAAGCAGGTGCAGGCCTTCTGCGCGCACTGGCGGGAGCATCGCCACGACGTGGACTATGAGATCGACGGCGCCGTGGTGAAGGTGGACTCGCTGGAGCTGCAGCGGGAGCTCGGGGAGACGAGCAAGGCGCCGCGCTGGGCCATCGCCTTCAAGTTCCCGCCGGAGGAGCGGACCACCCGCGTGAAGAACATCGCGGTGAACACGGGCCGGACGGGCAAGGTGACGCCGTTCGCCGTGTTGGAGCCGGTGCGGGTGGGCGGCGCCACGGTGACGTACGCCACGCTCCACAACGAGGAGGAGGTGCACCGCCGGGACGTACGCGAGGGGGACACCGTCATCGTCCGGCGCGCCGGCGAGGTCATCCCCGAGGTCGTCGGCCCCGTGCCCTCCAAGCGCCCGCCCGACGCGCGCCCCTGGCGTTTCCCGAAGAAGTGCCCCTCGTGCGGAACGAAGCTCGTGCGCGAGGAGGGTGAGGCCGACTGGCGCTGTCCCAACCGCGTGGGCTGCCCGTCCCAGGCCATCGAGTGGCTCTTCCACTTCGCCTCGCGCGGCGCCATGGACATCGAGCACCTCGGGTATGTCACCGGCACCCAACTGCTGGAGCGCGGTTGGGTGAAGGACCCGGCGGACGTCTTCTTCCTCACCGCCGAGCAGTTGGGGCAGCTCCCCAACTTCGGGGAGAAGTCCGTCCACAACCTGCTATCCGCCATCGAGGCCGCGCGGCACCGGCCCCTCTGGCGGCTGCTCGTGGGGCTCAACATCCGGCACGTGGGGCCGTTCGCCGCCCGGCTGCTCACCCAGGCCTTCCCCTCCATGGACGCGCTGCGTCAGGCCTCGCTCGAGGAGCTCCTCACGGTGCAGGGCGTCGGTCCCCGGATTGCCCGGAGCCTGCACAGCTGGCTCGATGAGCCGGAGAACGTGCGGCTCATCGAGAAGCTGCGGCGCGCGGGCGTCCAGCTGCGCGCGGAGGCTCCGGCGCGCGGAACAGACACCTCGGGCGCCCTGTCAGGGAAGACCGTGGTCATCACCGGCGAGCTGGAGACGATGAGTCGCGAGGAGGCCACGCACGCGGCCGAGGCCGCCGGGGCCCGAGTCACCTCCAGCGTGTCGAAGAGCACCTCCATCGTGGTGGTCGGAGCGAATCCGGGCGCGACCAAGTACGACAAGGCGCGGGCGCTCGGCATCGAGACGGTGGACGAGCAGGAGTTCCTCCGCCGTCTGGGCGCACGGCACACGGTCCACTGA